A single Pan troglodytes isolate AG18354 chromosome 19, NHGRI_mPanTro3-v2.0_pri, whole genome shotgun sequence DNA region contains:
- the KRBA2 gene encoding KRAB-A domain-containing protein 2 translates to MTKDWNYLEGSQKDCYRDTMLDSYENTVPQGSFLQFSMMPQRAGNDPPGVSNASEMEMEISNMREKFLMSVTKLVESKSYNSKVFSKEKYFQTIKEVKEAKEKGKKSSRDYRRAAKYDVISVQGTEKLIEATHGERDRIRYYVHKEELFDILHDTHLSIGHGGRTRMLKELQGKYGNVTKEVIVLYLTLCKQCHQKNPVPKRGLAPQPMTFKDIDSTCQVEILDMQSSADGEFKFILYYQDHSTKFIILRPLRTKQTHEVVSVLLDIFTILGTPSVLDSDSGVEFTNQVVHELNELWPDLKIVSGKYHPGQSQGSLEGASRDVKNMISTWMQSNHSCHWAKGLRFMQMVRNQAFDVSLQQSPFEAMFGCKAKFGLYSSNLPRETVATLQTEEELEIAEEQLENSLWIRQEERAEIGADRSDMDDDMDPTPEASEPSTSQGTSGLLCW, encoded by the exons ATGACCAAAGATTGGAATTATTTAGAAGGCTCTCAAAAGGATTGCTACAGAGACACAATGCTGGACAGTTATGAGAACACGGTCCCACAGG gaTCCTTCTTACAGTTCTCCATGATGCCTCAGAGAGCTGGAAATGATCCACCTGGGGTTTCAAATGCAAGTGAAATGGAAATGGAGATAAGTAACATGAGAGAAAAGTTTCTTATGAGTGTAACAAAGTTAGTAGAAAGCAAAAGTTACAACAGCAAggtattttccaaagaaaagtaCTTTCAAACAATAAAGGAAGTTAAAGAAgctaaagaaaaagggaagaagtcATCACGTGATTATCGCCGTGCAGCAAAATATGATGTAATCTCTGTACAGGGCACAGAGAAACTGATAGAGGCTACTCATGGAGAACGTGATCGAATACGGTATTATGTACATAAGGAAGAGTTGTTTGATATTCTTCATGATACACATCTCAGTATTGGACATGGTGGGCGGACACGCATGCTCAAGGAGCTGCAAGGAAAATATGGGAATGTCACCAAAGAAGTTATTGTCTTATATCTGACTCTGTGTAAACAGTGCCACCAGAAGAACCCAGTACCCAAGAGAGGCCTTGCACCACAGCCCATGACTTTTAAGGACATAGACTCCACATGCCAAGTTGAAATACTTGACATGCAGTCAAGTGCCGATGGTGAGTTCAAGTTCATTTTATACTACCAGGATCACTCAACCAAGTTTATTATTTTACGGCCATTAAGAACCAAACAGACCCATGAGGTGGTCAGTGTCTTGTTAGATATTTTCACAATTCTTGGTACACCCAGTGTGTTAGACTCTGACAGTGGCGTTGAGTTCACAAACCAGGTTGTTCATGAGCTCAATGAGTTGTGGCCAGACCTAAAGATTGTATCTGGTAAGTACCACCCTGGCCAAAGCCAGGGCTCCCTGGAAGGAGCAAGCCGTGATGTAAAGAACATGATAAGTACCTGGATGCAGAGTAACCACTCATGTCACTGGGCCAAAGGCCTCCGATTCATGCAGATGGTGAGGAATCAGGCTTTCGACGTTTCCTTGCAGCAAAGTCCATTTGAGGCAATGTTTGGCTGTAAAGCCAAATTTGGGCTATATTCCTCAAACTTGCCCCGGGAAACTGTGGCTACTTTACAAACGGAAGAAGAGCTAGAAATTGCTGAAGAACAGCTAGAAAATAGCCTTTGGATCAGGCAGGAAGAAAGGGCTGAGATTGGAGCAGACAGATCTGATATGGACGATGACATGGATCCCACTCCTGAAGCTTCAGAACCCAGCACCTCACAAGGGACTTCCGGTCTCCTCTGCTGGTGA